One genomic window of Actinoalloteichus hoggarensis includes the following:
- a CDS encoding tetratricopeptide repeat protein — MSEVDADATVRRAAALSEAGRHAAAIRLLRPVVDAVPNHASALCQLSVACLHSGNPEEAEQFARRASVVDPTHHWPHLLGSLALSDLGRHAEAAEAARKAVRRDPSQWRCHVALAEALIWGGDRGLYEQAVASAGRAVELAPEEPRTHEVLGDALLRDGDRPRAAAAYRRALAFPLAEDQQADIEANLRIAEERRGQAGRGAKPVGRRPAPVSAKTDESGGAAAPPATGVAAWKRMVAMLRAGPRDRPTADASRADGSLAGGPLPGANGADADTAASGRTTAVARDDAARNSNGRTTSGRSGRAAAPSSAGRGRTARTAGVPTLLRRVWLVQGLGTLALMIQASPDSSRFDGGLGLLLAGAIGVVAWPIVLDGRAAASTSRVKVRDARVLIVGAPLAAGLLLLLWWAVSVLISPGTLSPLSLAMGCTALGAILSLITGAGRRR; from the coding sequence ATGTCTGAGGTGGACGCGGACGCGACCGTCCGCCGGGCCGCCGCACTCAGCGAGGCGGGCAGGCACGCCGCCGCGATCCGCCTGCTGCGGCCGGTGGTCGACGCGGTGCCCAATCACGCCTCGGCGCTGTGTCAGCTCTCGGTGGCCTGTCTGCACTCGGGCAACCCCGAGGAGGCCGAGCAGTTCGCGCGGCGTGCCTCGGTGGTCGACCCGACTCACCACTGGCCGCACCTGCTCGGCTCCCTCGCCCTGAGTGATCTCGGCAGACACGCCGAGGCCGCCGAGGCCGCACGCAAGGCCGTTCGCCGGGACCCCTCGCAATGGCGCTGTCACGTGGCGTTGGCCGAGGCACTGATCTGGGGAGGCGATCGCGGGCTCTACGAGCAGGCGGTGGCCTCGGCGGGCCGCGCCGTGGAGCTCGCCCCCGAGGAACCGAGGACGCACGAGGTGCTGGGTGACGCGCTGCTGCGCGACGGGGACCGGCCCCGGGCCGCGGCGGCCTACCGGCGTGCCCTCGCGTTCCCACTGGCCGAGGATCAGCAGGCCGACATCGAGGCGAACCTTCGCATCGCCGAGGAACGTCGAGGGCAGGCAGGCCGCGGCGCCAAGCCGGTGGGCAGGCGCCCCGCCCCGGTCAGTGCGAAGACAGACGAGTCCGGCGGCGCGGCGGCACCCCCCGCCACGGGCGTCGCCGCCTGGAAGCGCATGGTCGCGATGTTGCGCGCGGGTCCCCGCGACAGGCCGACGGCCGATGCGTCTCGAGCCGATGGATCTCTGGCCGGTGGGCCCCTCCCTGGAGCGAACGGAGCCGATGCGGACACAGCCGCGTCCGGCAGGACGACCGCCGTCGCTCGGGACGACGCGGCCCGGAACTCGAACGGTCGCACCACGTCGGGGCGGTCTGGCCGGGCCGCGGCGCCGTCCTCGGCCGGCCGGGGTCGGACCGCTCGAACGGCGGGCGTGCCGACCCTGCTGCGGCGGGTCTGGCTGGTCCAGGGGCTCGGCACGCTGGCGCTGATGATTCAGGCCAGTCCCGATTCGAGCCGGTTCGACGGCGGGCTCGGCCTGCTGCTGGCGGGTGCGATCGGCGTCGTGGCCTGGCCGATCGTGCTGGACGGCCGGGCGGCGGCGTCCACATCTCGCGTCAAGGTGCGCGACGCCAGGGTGCTGATCGTGGGGGCGCCGCTGGCGGCGGGCCTGCTGCTGCTCCTCTGGTGGGCGGTGTCGGTGTTGATCAGCCCCGGCACGCTGTCGCCGCTGAGCCTGGCGATGGGCTGCACCGCCCTGGGCGCGATCCTCAGCCTGATCACCGGGGCGGGCAGGCGTCGCTGA
- a CDS encoding N-6 DNA methylase, with the protein MVVSTLGSFIWSIADQLRGPYRPNQYGNVILPLTILRRLDCILEPDRETVRELATRFHNPNRLRGEVTKVTGRPFYNTSRYSFANLLADADGLADNLVDYIDRFSADVDVFDYFDFKKEILALEKAGLLREVVKAFGAVDLHPAVVSNSDMGDAFEYIIRKFNEAANETSGDHYTPRDAIRLLVDLLFAEKETDLSEAGIIRSLYDPTAGTGGMLSLAEEHLLAYNAGARLNLYGQEYNPQSYAICKSDLLAKGHDATNIAFGNTLTDDAFKGRQFDFCMSNPPYGVDWKQYAKAVQAERDSAGPYGRFTPGLPATSDGQMLFLLHLAHKMRAPEDGGGRVGIVMNGSPLFNGGAESGPSNIRKWLLENDLVEAIVALPTNMFFNTGIATYIWILDNAKHPDRKGRVQLIDGSSFWTKMRKNLGAKGREISDRDRAEVVKLYADFTDADPDFSKVLRTDEFGYWTITVERPLLDEDGTPVRDRKGKMKADAKKRDTENVPFTYGGSTAGPAGKLDVVQAYFDAEVKPHVPDAWIDWAKAKTGYEIPFTRHFYKYVPPRPLAEIDADLEKQVAKILELLREVEG; encoded by the coding sequence ATGGTTGTGAGCACACTCGGTAGCTTCATCTGGTCGATCGCCGACCAGCTTCGGGGCCCTTACCGCCCCAACCAGTACGGGAACGTGATCCTGCCGCTCACGATCCTGCGCCGGCTCGACTGCATCCTCGAACCCGACCGCGAGACCGTGCGGGAGCTGGCCACCAGATTCCACAACCCCAACCGGCTCAGGGGCGAAGTCACCAAGGTCACTGGTCGGCCGTTCTACAACACCTCGCGCTACTCCTTCGCCAATCTGTTGGCCGATGCCGACGGTCTCGCGGACAACCTCGTCGACTACATCGACCGGTTCTCCGCGGACGTCGACGTGTTCGACTACTTCGACTTCAAGAAGGAGATCCTCGCTCTGGAGAAGGCGGGGCTCCTGCGCGAGGTCGTCAAGGCCTTCGGAGCCGTCGACCTCCATCCCGCCGTGGTGTCCAACTCGGACATGGGGGACGCGTTTGAGTACATCATCCGCAAGTTCAACGAGGCCGCCAACGAGACGTCCGGTGATCACTACACCCCGCGCGACGCGATCCGGCTGCTGGTCGACCTGCTCTTCGCCGAGAAGGAGACCGACCTGAGCGAGGCGGGCATCATCCGGTCGCTCTACGACCCCACGGCGGGGACCGGCGGCATGCTGTCGCTGGCGGAGGAACACCTGCTCGCGTATAATGCGGGCGCCCGGCTTAATCTGTACGGCCAGGAGTACAACCCGCAGTCCTACGCCATCTGCAAGTCCGACCTGCTGGCCAAGGGGCACGACGCGACCAACATCGCCTTCGGCAACACGCTGACCGACGATGCTTTCAAAGGTCGCCAGTTCGACTTCTGCATGTCCAACCCGCCCTACGGTGTGGACTGGAAGCAGTACGCCAAGGCCGTCCAGGCGGAGCGCGACTCCGCAGGTCCTTACGGCCGCTTCACGCCCGGCCTCCCGGCCACCTCCGACGGTCAGATGCTGTTCCTGCTGCACCTGGCCCACAAGATGCGGGCACCAGAAGACGGCGGCGGCCGGGTCGGGATCGTCATGAACGGCTCCCCACTGTTCAACGGCGGCGCCGAGTCCGGCCCGTCGAACATCCGCAAGTGGCTGCTGGAAAACGACCTCGTCGAGGCGATCGTCGCTCTGCCCACCAACATGTTCTTCAACACCGGCATCGCCACCTACATCTGGATCCTCGACAACGCCAAGCACCCCGACCGCAAGGGCAGAGTTCAGCTCATCGACGGCTCGTCGTTCTGGACCAAGATGCGCAAGAACCTCGGCGCCAAGGGCCGCGAGATCAGCGACCGCGACCGCGCCGAGGTCGTCAAACTGTACGCCGACTTCACCGATGCCGACCCTGACTTCTCCAAGGTGCTGCGCACTGACGAGTTCGGCTACTGGACCATCACCGTCGAACGGCCCCTGCTGGACGAGGACGGCACGCCCGTCCGTGACCGCAAGGGCAAGATGAAGGCCGACGCCAAGAAGCGCGACACCGAGAACGTGCCCTTCACCTACGGCGGCTCCACCGCGGGCCCGGCAGGCAAGCTCGACGTCGTTCAGGCCTACTTCGACGCCGAGGTGAAGCCACACGTCCCCGACGCCTGGATCGACTGGGCCAAGGCCAAGACCGGCTACGAGATCCCGTTCACTCGCCACTTCTACAAGTACGTCCCGCCCCGGCCGTTGGCCGAGATCGATGCGGACTTGGAAAAGCAGGTTGCGAAGATTCTTGAGCTGCTGCGGGAGGTGGAAGGATGA
- a CDS encoding restriction endonuclease subunit S, translated as MDGFTESLKEIGYQGVRAGELVIHSMDGFAGAMGVSDSDGKMSPVVHIYAVPDDNPYYVAHVLRVAAGSGFIQSLAKGIRERSTSFDKSTFKDMALPRPPRSEQDKIVAYLDRETARIDTLIEEQQRLIDLLRERRAAILSSSLESTHGWVRYRIKHIGEAILGKMLDSGRAIREGDEFRPYVRAADVRAGGSVNLADLNEMPFSVDEMATFELRAGDILLVEGGATGRPGFLFDAAPGIAFQKTVNRLRVGELADARFVYWSMLRLYESDYYANHYGSVSFVHLTAEKLREIELLLPSLDEQRRIAAYLDAQTAKIDALIAEAEQFIELSKERRAALITAAVTGQIDLREVA; from the coding sequence GTGGACGGTTTCACGGAGTCATTGAAGGAGATCGGGTACCAAGGGGTCCGCGCAGGTGAATTGGTAATTCATAGCATGGACGGGTTCGCGGGCGCGATGGGTGTCTCGGATTCGGACGGGAAGATGTCGCCGGTCGTACACATCTACGCAGTTCCTGACGACAATCCGTACTATGTTGCTCATGTGTTGCGTGTCGCTGCGGGTAGCGGCTTCATCCAGTCGTTGGCGAAGGGCATTCGAGAACGGTCAACTTCGTTCGATAAGTCGACTTTTAAGGACATGGCTCTGCCGCGCCCACCCCGCAGCGAACAAGACAAGATCGTCGCATACCTCGACCGCGAGACCGCCCGCATCGACACGCTCATTGAGGAACAGCAGCGCCTCATCGACCTCCTCCGCGAGCGGCGTGCAGCTATCCTTTCATCCTCTTTGGAGTCGACCCATGGATGGGTTCGTTACCGAATCAAGCACATTGGCGAGGCAATCCTAGGAAAGATGCTTGATTCGGGACGTGCTATCCGCGAGGGCGACGAATTTAGGCCGTACGTGCGTGCAGCGGATGTGCGCGCAGGCGGGTCTGTGAACCTCGCTGACCTCAATGAGATGCCCTTCTCGGTCGACGAGATGGCTACCTTCGAACTCCGTGCGGGAGATATTCTACTCGTCGAAGGCGGCGCTACCGGGCGACCCGGATTCCTGTTCGACGCGGCTCCGGGAATCGCGTTCCAGAAGACGGTCAACAGGCTCAGGGTTGGGGAACTTGCGGACGCACGGTTCGTCTACTGGTCAATGCTCCGGCTATACGAATCGGATTACTATGCGAATCACTACGGTTCTGTGTCCTTTGTCCATCTGACTGCTGAGAAGCTCCGCGAGATCGAATTGCTCTTGCCGTCGCTCGACGAGCAGCGACGTATCGCTGCCTATTTGGACGCGCAAACCGCGAAGATCGACGCTCTGATCGCGGAGGCCGAACAGTTCATCGAGCTTTCAAAAGAACGCCGCGCCGCCCTCATCACCGCCGCCGTCACAGGACAGATCGACCTACGAGAGGTGGCGTGA
- a CDS encoding type I restriction endonuclease subunit R gives MADHNEVVFEAEICRHLHAHGWLYSDKDTGYDRERALFPEDLFAWLAATQQPKYEKALKAAGSPAKFLDVLVAALDKPLEHGGGTLNILRNGVQYIGGGRLKLAQFRPETTLNETTNAEYAAMRVRVMRQVRFSTADQRSIDLVFFVNGLPVATVELKTDFTQSLDAAINQYKKNRNALTNGRPEPLLSFGHRALVHFAVSNDLAAMTTRLEGEKTHFLPFNTGCDGAGNPPGKDGRSSTAYLWERVWEKHAWLGIIGRLMIVRTKEEWDVTTGTSVRRTSMLFPRFHQWEAVTNIVAAVAEEGVGHRYLIEHSAGSGKTNTIAWTAHRLARLHVEDEKVFDSVIVVVDRTVLDGQLQDAIRQIDGTGKIVATISPEDVRKAGAKSKSGLLAQALTNGELIIAVTVQTFPHALEAIRAHSGLKGKRFAVIADEAHSSQSGQTSTKLREVLTADELEEIEDGGEVDVESVLASEMTERAESPNISYLAFTATPKNKTLELFGRKGPDGKPVGFHLYSMKQAIEEGYILDVLKGYQSYDTALKIAAKADGAGAGSDGYEVEEAAARKGLMRWVQLHPTNIGQKVQIIVEHFHANVAHLLDGKAKAMVVTGSRKAAVKYKKAIDAYIAKRAAADPAYDYRTLVAFSGAVTMAEDEEWVTEWGPAPTKDDEFSERNMNPGAATDLAATFQDETYKIMLVANKFQTGFDQPLLSAMYVDKKLSGVTAVQTLSRLNRTHRTAGGEQKRKTFVLDFVNKPEDIRESFEPYFTNATLETETDPYVVIHLAAKLAQAGIYTEDDVRTVAGLWVTRKGNNAVSSAISPAQHDFRRRYARAIDEDDKVTLSTLDMFRKDVSTYVRLYDFMSQIVDYGDPYLEMLSIFLRLLEKVIAESAWAAEVDLSDVVLVGVKHDKARAMDISLSGDGELTGITAAGTGTRKEPKYVAMQVVIDKLNDLFGAESFTQSQVREFVQGLVQRLLDHPELVMQTRVNSKKQFMESQDFQTAVTEAVVDNQDAHNAMADYFFSDGPAINGVILAIADAFYEAAIDRPTDG, from the coding sequence ATGGCCGACCACAACGAGGTGGTCTTCGAGGCCGAGATCTGCCGACACCTCCACGCCCACGGCTGGCTGTACTCGGACAAGGACACCGGCTACGACCGCGAGCGCGCCCTGTTCCCCGAGGACCTGTTCGCCTGGCTGGCGGCGACCCAGCAGCCGAAGTACGAGAAGGCCCTGAAGGCCGCAGGCTCACCGGCGAAATTCCTCGACGTCCTGGTCGCCGCGCTCGACAAGCCCTTGGAACACGGCGGCGGCACGCTCAACATCCTGCGCAACGGCGTGCAGTACATCGGCGGCGGGCGGCTCAAGCTGGCCCAGTTCCGCCCCGAGACGACGTTGAACGAGACCACCAACGCCGAGTACGCCGCGATGCGGGTGCGGGTGATGCGGCAGGTGCGCTTCTCCACAGCCGACCAGCGCAGCATCGACCTGGTCTTCTTCGTCAACGGCCTCCCGGTGGCCACGGTCGAGTTGAAGACCGACTTCACCCAGTCCCTGGACGCGGCGATCAACCAGTACAAGAAGAACCGCAACGCGCTGACGAACGGCCGCCCCGAGCCGCTGCTGTCCTTCGGCCACCGGGCGCTGGTCCACTTCGCCGTGTCGAACGACCTCGCCGCGATGACCACCCGATTGGAGGGGGAGAAGACCCACTTCCTGCCGTTCAACACCGGCTGCGACGGTGCGGGCAACCCTCCCGGCAAGGACGGGAGGTCCTCGACGGCGTACCTGTGGGAGCGGGTCTGGGAGAAGCACGCCTGGCTGGGCATCATCGGCCGCCTGATGATCGTGCGGACGAAGGAGGAGTGGGACGTCACCACCGGTACCTCGGTGCGCCGCACGAGCATGCTCTTCCCCCGGTTCCACCAGTGGGAGGCAGTGACGAACATCGTGGCCGCGGTGGCCGAGGAGGGCGTGGGCCATCGCTACCTGATCGAGCACTCAGCCGGGTCCGGGAAGACGAACACCATCGCCTGGACGGCCCATCGCCTGGCGCGGCTGCACGTCGAGGACGAGAAGGTCTTCGACTCGGTCATCGTGGTGGTCGACCGCACCGTGCTCGACGGGCAGTTGCAGGACGCGATCCGGCAGATCGACGGCACGGGCAAGATCGTGGCGACGATCAGTCCCGAGGACGTCCGCAAGGCGGGCGCCAAGTCGAAGTCCGGCCTGCTGGCACAGGCATTGACGAACGGTGAGCTGATCATCGCGGTGACGGTGCAGACATTCCCGCACGCTCTCGAGGCCATCCGGGCCCACTCCGGCCTGAAGGGAAAGCGGTTCGCCGTCATCGCCGACGAAGCGCACTCCTCCCAGTCCGGCCAGACCTCCACCAAGCTCAGGGAGGTGCTGACCGCCGACGAACTCGAGGAGATCGAGGACGGCGGCGAAGTCGACGTCGAGTCGGTCCTGGCCTCGGAGATGACCGAGCGCGCCGAGTCGCCGAACATCTCCTACCTGGCCTTCACCGCGACCCCGAAGAACAAGACGCTGGAGCTCTTCGGTCGCAAGGGTCCCGACGGCAAGCCGGTCGGGTTCCACCTCTACTCGATGAAGCAGGCCATCGAGGAGGGCTACATCCTGGACGTGTTGAAGGGCTACCAGTCCTACGACACCGCGTTGAAGATCGCCGCCAAGGCGGACGGTGCTGGTGCTGGGAGCGACGGCTACGAGGTCGAGGAGGCCGCTGCCCGCAAGGGATTGATGCGATGGGTCCAGTTGCACCCGACGAACATCGGCCAGAAGGTCCAGATCATCGTCGAGCACTTCCACGCCAACGTCGCCCACCTGCTGGACGGCAAGGCCAAGGCGATGGTGGTGACCGGCTCGCGCAAGGCGGCGGTGAAGTACAAGAAGGCGATCGACGCCTACATCGCCAAGCGGGCGGCCGCCGACCCCGCCTACGACTACCGGACCCTGGTCGCCTTCTCCGGAGCCGTGACGATGGCCGAGGATGAGGAATGGGTCACGGAGTGGGGTCCGGCACCGACCAAGGACGACGAGTTCAGCGAGCGGAACATGAACCCCGGTGCAGCCACCGATCTGGCCGCCACGTTCCAGGACGAGACCTACAAGATCATGCTGGTCGCCAACAAGTTCCAGACCGGGTTCGACCAGCCGTTACTCTCCGCGATGTACGTCGACAAGAAGCTGTCCGGAGTGACTGCGGTGCAGACGCTCTCCCGACTCAACCGCACACACCGCACCGCAGGCGGGGAGCAGAAACGCAAGACCTTCGTCCTCGACTTCGTGAACAAGCCCGAGGACATCAGGGAGTCGTTCGAGCCGTACTTCACGAACGCCACGCTGGAGACCGAGACCGACCCGTACGTCGTCATCCACCTCGCCGCCAAGCTCGCGCAGGCCGGGATCTACACCGAGGACGACGTCCGCACGGTCGCCGGGCTGTGGGTCACCCGGAAGGGCAACAACGCGGTCTCCTCGGCGATCAGCCCGGCGCAGCACGACTTCCGACGCCGCTACGCCAGAGCCATCGACGAAGACGACAAGGTCACGCTCAGCACCCTAGACATGTTCCGCAAGGACGTCTCCACCTACGTGCGGCTCTACGACTTCATGAGCCAGATCGTCGACTACGGCGACCCGTATCTGGAGATGCTCTCGATCTTCCTGCGTCTGTTGGAGAAGGTCATCGCCGAGTCCGCCTGGGCCGCCGAAGTCGACCTCTCCGACGTGGTCCTGGTCGGGGTGAAGCATGACAAGGCGAGGGCGATGGACATCTCGCTGTCGGGGGACGGCGAGCTGACGGGAATCACCGCGGCGGGGACCGGGACCAGGAAGGAACCCAAGTACGTCGCGATGCAGGTGGTCATCGACAAGCTGAACGACCTCTTCGGGGCCGAGTCGTTCACCCAGTCCCAGGTCCGGGAGTTCGTGCAGGGACTGGTCCAGCGCCTGCTCGACCACCCCGAACTGGTCATGCAGACCAGGGTGAACTCGAAGAAGCAGTTCATGGAGTCGCAGGATTTCCAGACGGCCGTCACCGAGGCGGTGGTGGACAACCAGGACGCCCACAACGCGATGGCCGATTACTTCTTCAGCGACGGGCCCGCGATCAACGGCGTCATCCTGGCGATCGCGGATGCCTTCTACGAGGCGGCGATCGACCGACCCACGGATGGCTGA
- a CDS encoding LVIVD repeat-containing protein, which produces MRRVQRGNSRRHARGAGVFAGAIALLASSVLAVPGAAAQSTGDADGPDGPPTPAVAEHIAQGPGDGISHSANIRRLASVPKAPPFDNTAAFGTDIGFQGRYAYVGNYDGFVVYDIRNPRKPKIAAQVYCPGGQGDVSVSGDLLYLSVDYPRSNNTCDSEATTAADPNAWEGIRVFDISKPTRPKYVADVATDCGSHTHTLVPDHEGDADYLYVSSYAPSVNFPNCAPPHDKISIVKVPLADPSATEVVAEPVLFPDGGNPGPPEGARATTGCHDITAYPEKDLAAGACMGDGILLDISDRESPVVIEQVRDDVNFAFWHSATFNNEGTKVVFTDELGGGGAATCNAEIGPTRGANGIYDITGSGTDLNLEFRSYYKIPRHQGATENCVAHNGSLIPTRDGDYMVQAWYQGGVSVWDFTDSENPEEIGYFDREAFDPENLRTAGSWSAYYYNGYIYSSDIQMGLDVLEIKDRRLNDAKRVRYDEFNPQTQPSYRR; this is translated from the coding sequence GTGAGACGAGTCCAACGAGGAAACTCCCGTCGTCATGCCCGCGGAGCAGGCGTCTTCGCCGGGGCGATCGCCCTACTGGCGTCGTCCGTCCTGGCGGTTCCGGGGGCCGCCGCACAGTCCACCGGGGACGCCGACGGCCCGGACGGCCCGCCCACGCCCGCCGTGGCCGAGCACATCGCGCAGGGGCCGGGCGACGGCATCTCGCACAGCGCGAACATCCGCAGGCTGGCATCGGTTCCCAAGGCACCGCCCTTCGACAACACGGCGGCCTTCGGCACCGACATCGGGTTCCAGGGCAGATACGCCTACGTCGGCAACTACGACGGATTCGTCGTCTACGACATCCGCAACCCCCGCAAGCCCAAGATCGCGGCCCAGGTCTACTGCCCCGGCGGCCAGGGCGACGTGTCGGTGAGCGGCGACCTGCTGTATCTCTCGGTCGACTATCCCCGCAGTAACAACACCTGCGACAGCGAGGCGACCACGGCGGCCGACCCGAACGCATGGGAGGGCATCCGCGTCTTCGACATCAGCAAACCCACCCGGCCGAAGTACGTCGCCGACGTGGCCACCGACTGCGGTTCGCACACCCACACGCTGGTCCCCGACCACGAGGGCGACGCCGACTATCTGTACGTCTCCTCGTACGCGCCGTCGGTGAACTTCCCGAACTGCGCCCCGCCGCACGACAAGATCTCGATCGTGAAGGTCCCGCTGGCCGACCCGTCGGCCACCGAGGTCGTCGCCGAGCCGGTGCTCTTCCCGGACGGCGGGAATCCCGGACCGCCGGAGGGCGCCCGCGCCACCACCGGCTGCCACGACATCACCGCCTACCCGGAGAAGGATCTCGCGGCCGGCGCCTGCATGGGTGACGGCATCCTGCTCGACATCTCCGACCGAGAGTCCCCCGTGGTCATCGAGCAGGTCCGCGACGACGTGAACTTCGCGTTCTGGCACTCGGCGACGTTCAACAACGAGGGCACCAAGGTCGTCTTCACCGACGAGCTGGGCGGTGGCGGCGCCGCCACCTGCAACGCCGAGATCGGGCCGACGCGCGGTGCGAACGGCATCTACGACATCACCGGTTCGGGCACCGATCTGAACCTGGAGTTCCGCAGCTATTACAAGATCCCCCGCCACCAGGGCGCCACCGAGAACTGCGTGGCGCACAACGGCTCCCTGATCCCCACCCGCGACGGGGACTACATGGTGCAGGCCTGGTACCAGGGCGGCGTCTCCGTGTGGGACTTCACCGACTCGGAGAACCCCGAGGAGATCGGCTACTTCGATCGGGAGGCCTTCGACCCGGAGAACCTCCGGACGGCGGGCTCCTGGTCGGCCTACTACTACAACGGCTACATCTACTCCAGCGACATCCAGATGGGCCTGGACGTGCTGGAGATCAAGGACCGCAGGCTCAACGACGCCAAGCGGGTCCGCTACGACGAGTTCAACCCGCAGACCCAGCCGAGCTACCGGCGCTGA
- a CDS encoding DUF305 domain-containing protein codes for MRLSHVLSRLSVAGLLVVGLAGCTTNPPEEAASTGDGAPVIMPGAPGDDPRDATEDELSSAGGQPAANAADVRFVRMMIPHHEQAGELTALVPDRTDHEQLRGLASRISDAQGAEIEALAGWLDHQGAAGDGEHAASHGHDGHEGHGGVEGGDADSTADGVDPASAHDGMPGMATEEEIAELAEADGTDFDRLFFELMITHHEGAITMAEEVLTEGADVQVVAMAQDVLVTQVDEIETMRRLLAEL; via the coding sequence GTGCGTCTCTCACACGTCCTGTCGCGACTGTCGGTCGCTGGTCTGCTGGTCGTCGGCCTGGCGGGCTGCACGACGAATCCTCCGGAAGAGGCGGCGTCGACAGGAGACGGTGCGCCGGTGATCATGCCCGGTGCCCCCGGCGACGATCCCCGGGACGCGACCGAGGACGAGCTGTCCTCGGCGGGCGGGCAGCCCGCGGCCAACGCCGCCGACGTGCGCTTCGTGCGGATGATGATCCCGCACCACGAGCAGGCGGGAGAGCTGACCGCCCTCGTGCCCGATCGCACCGATCATGAGCAGCTGCGCGGCCTGGCGAGTCGGATCTCCGATGCTCAGGGCGCGGAGATCGAGGCATTGGCCGGCTGGCTGGACCACCAGGGCGCGGCCGGCGACGGCGAGCACGCCGCCTCGCACGGACACGACGGCCATGAGGGTCACGGCGGGGTCGAGGGCGGCGACGCCGACTCGACGGCCGACGGCGTCGATCCGGCATCGGCGCACGACGGCATGCCGGGGATGGCCACCGAGGAGGAGATCGCGGAGCTGGCCGAGGCGGACGGCACCGACTTCGACCGACTGTTCTTCGAGTTGATGATCACGCATCACGAGGGAGCGATCACGATGGCCGAGGAGGTCCTGACCGAGGGCGCCGACGTGCAGGTGGTCGCGATGGCGCAGGACGTCCTCGTCACCCAGGTCGACGAGATCGAGACGATGCGGCGGCTGCTGGCCGAGTTGTGA
- a CDS encoding extracellular solute-binding protein, translating into MGGIRPGRVVATALTAAAATLLAGCGGGRAAGDENTIVVATFGDFGYDALQADFAEAFPDLTLETRVSEFDAHHQQLQTQLAGGRGAADIVAIEEGWIPQYRESHELFVELGALGASDIKDRWAEWKWEQGVADGGEFVLGLGTDAGPLAMCYRTDLFEAAGLPTDRDEVSALWPTWEDFAAVADEFSAATPDVAFADSAENVYGSMINQAPEGYFAAADDSFIADENPVISEAFALAGGLAEAGQTAQVKPFTQEWNVGLAQGGFATMACPAWMLAQIESAAGEQNAGVWDIASVPGGGGNWGGSILTIPAQGDDTETAYRVAEWLTAPEQQKTLFLEKGILPSQPEVYRDPEVLGDVNEYFNDAPVGEIFAASADSLAPNYRGTRDFSVRSRFQEALGRVEEGVQSADEALADALEQAERDLG; encoded by the coding sequence ATGGGAGGCATTCGACCGGGTCGGGTCGTGGCGACGGCGCTGACCGCCGCAGCGGCGACCCTGCTCGCGGGCTGCGGCGGAGGCCGGGCAGCAGGCGACGAGAACACGATCGTCGTCGCGACCTTCGGGGACTTCGGCTACGACGCGCTCCAGGCCGACTTCGCCGAGGCGTTCCCCGATCTCACGCTGGAGACGAGGGTGTCCGAGTTCGACGCCCACCACCAGCAGTTGCAGACCCAGCTCGCGGGAGGCCGCGGCGCGGCGGACATCGTCGCCATCGAGGAGGGCTGGATACCCCAGTACCGGGAGTCCCACGAGCTGTTCGTCGAGCTGGGCGCCCTCGGCGCGTCCGACATCAAGGACCGCTGGGCCGAGTGGAAGTGGGAGCAGGGCGTCGCCGACGGCGGCGAGTTCGTCCTGGGCCTCGGCACCGACGCCGGCCCGCTCGCGATGTGCTATCGCACCGACCTGTTCGAGGCGGCGGGCCTGCCGACCGACCGCGACGAGGTCTCCGCGCTGTGGCCGACGTGGGAGGACTTCGCGGCGGTGGCCGACGAGTTCAGCGCCGCGACCCCCGACGTCGCCTTCGCGGACTCGGCGGAGAACGTCTACGGCAGCATGATCAACCAGGCCCCCGAGGGCTACTTCGCCGCGGCCGACGACAGCTTCATCGCCGACGAGAACCCTGTGATCAGTGAGGCGTTCGCGCTGGCGGGCGGGCTGGCCGAGGCCGGACAGACCGCCCAGGTCAAGCCCTTCACCCAGGAGTGGAACGTCGGCCTGGCGCAGGGCGGCTTCGCGACGATGGCCTGCCCGGCCTGGATGCTCGCGCAGATCGAGAGCGCGGCGGGCGAGCAGAACGCCGGGGTGTGGGACATCGCCTCGGTGCCCGGCGGCGGCGGCAACTGGGGCGGCTCGATCCTGACCATTCCCGCACAGGGCGACGACACCGAGACGGCCTACCGGGTCGCCGAGTGGCTGACCGCGCCCGAACAGCAGAAGACGCTGTTCCTGGAGAAGGGCATCCTGCCGAGCCAGCCGGAGGTGTACCGCGATCCGGAGGTGCTCGGCGACGTCAACGAGTACTTCAACGACGCTCCGGTCGGCGAGATCTTCGCGGCCTCGGCCGACAGTCTCGCGCCCAACTACCGGGGCACCCGGGACTTCTCGGTGCGCAGCCGGTTCCAGGAGGCCCTCGGCCGGGTGGAGGAGGGCGTGCAGAGCGCCGACGAGGCCCTCGCCGACGCGCTGGAGCAGGCCGAACGGGACCTGGGCTGA